A window of Fragaria vesca subsp. vesca linkage group LG7, FraVesHawaii_1.0, whole genome shotgun sequence contains these coding sequences:
- the LOC101297779 gene encoding pleckstrin homology domain-containing protein 1-like, with the protein MASLWRAATGLTFKPDDHDGVEFWSNPERTGWLTKQGEYIKTWRRRWFVLKQGKLFWFKDSSVTRASRSRGVIPVATCLTVKGAEDVLNKQYAFELSTRSETMYFIADSEKEKEDWINSIGRSIVQHSRSVTDSEVVDYDSYKN; encoded by the coding sequence ATGGCGAGTCTATGGCGGGCCGCGACGGGCCTGACCTTCAAGCCCGACGACCACGACGGCGTGGAGTTCTGGTCAAACCCGGAGCGGACGGGGTGGTTGACCAAGCAAGGCGAGTACATCAAGACGTGGCGTCGCCGCTGGTTCGTCCTCAAGCAAGGCAAGCTCTTCTGGTTCAAGGACTCGTCCGTCACGCGCGCGTCGAGGTCACGCGGCGTGATCCCGGTGGCCACGTGCCTGACGGTGAAGGGCGCGGAGGACGTGCTGAACAAGCAGTACGCGTTCGAGCTCTCCACGCGCTCCGAGACCATGTACTTCATCGCCGATTCTGAGAAGGAGAAGGAGGACTGGATCAACTCGATCGGACGGTCCATCGTGCAGCACTCCAGGTCCGTCACGGATTCCGAGGTCGTCGATTACGATAGCTACAAGAACTAG